Proteins encoded within one genomic window of Panicum virgatum strain AP13 chromosome 1N, P.virgatum_v5, whole genome shotgun sequence:
- the LOC120654770 gene encoding glycine cleavage system H protein 2, mitochondrial-like produces MAMAASSRLLWASRAAAYLRISTFPRAFSTVLKDLKYADSHEWVKVEGDSATVGITDHAQDHLGDVVYVELPEVGISVSQGKNFGAVESVKATSDINSPVSGEVVEVNEKLGEEPGLVNASPYEKGWIIKVKLSDSGELNSLMDDEKYSKFCEEEDEH; encoded by the exons ATGGCCATGGCCGCCTCCTCCCGGCTGCTGTGGgcgtcccgcgccgccgcctacctCAGGATCTCCACCTTCCCCAGGGCCTTCTCCACTG TGCTGAAGGATCTGAAGTATGCTGATAGTCATGAATGGGTGAAGGTTGAGGGTGATTCGGCAACTGTCGGGATTACTGACCATGCCCAG GATCATTTGGGTGATGTTGTGTATGTGGAGCTGCCAGAAGTTGGCATCAGTGTATCCCAGGGAAAGAACTTTGGCGCTGTTGAAAGTGTGAAGGCAACCAGTGATATCAACTCACCAGTATCTGGAGAGGTCGTGGAAGTGAATGAGAAACTAGGCGAGGAACCTGGATTG GTGAATGCAAGTCCATATGAAAAGGGATGGATTATCAAGGTTAAGCTCAGTGATTCAGGTGAGCTCAATTCACTGATGGATGACGAGAAATACTCGAAATTCtgtgaggaagaagatgaacattGA
- the LOC120654768 gene encoding proline-rich antigen homolog, whose translation MSFTLECHFSIFDHFANLAAHFLTWLNTFAPASIFLISSSSGHEYRSHLLVPRRWRRCATAQRPPPPPPPGAGALQALPQESPPPRAAALEQPLPGAGAGPADGQQQGRPPLQQQGVPPLHILPSLARLIQRMQPRHCSRSLPVALTWPWTQVILFLSSQVIKKKKDLGISKVVVETDSMLAQLALTTSTFSLAPVGGIVYEIKYLMNLFFNSLQVVFCPRDCNRVPHTVAALGCKCPPDTVVSWDGMPPSLEDIVTSDITESSV comes from the exons ATGTCCTTCACGTTAGAATGTCATTTCTCGATTTTTGACCATTTCGCAAATTTAGCAGCTCATTTTTTAACATGGTTGAACACTTTTGCCCCTGCCTCCATCTTCCttatctcttcttcctctggtcACGAGTATCGTTCCCATCTGCTCGTACCGCGCCGCTGGAGGCGCTGCGCTACTGcccagcggccgccgccgccgccgcccccaggaGCCGGTGCCCTGCAGGCGCTGCCCCAGGAGTCGCCGCCCCCAAGAGCAGCCGCCCTAGAGCAGCCGCTGCCTGGAGCAGGCGCAGGCCCCGCGGACGGGCAACAGCAGGGCAGGCCGCCCCTCCAGCAGCAGGGCGTGCCGCCCCTTCACATCCTCCCCTCCCTTGCACGCCTGATCCAGAG GATGCAGCCACGTCACTGCAGCCGATCCCTCCCGGTTGCATTGACATGGCCCTGGACTCAAGTAATTTTGTTTCTATCAAGTCAAgtcatcaagaagaaaaaagatttgGGAATAAGCAAAGTGGTAGTTGAGACGGACTCAATGCTGGCGCAATTAGCTCTGACGACCTCTACCTTCTCTCTGGCACCCGTGGGTGGTATTGTGTACGAGATTAAGTACTTGATGAATTTGTTTTTCAATTCTTTACAAGTGGTGTTTTGCCCTAGAGATTGTAATAGGGTGCCGCACACTGTGGCGGCGCTTGGTTGTAAGTGTCCTCCCGATACTGTCGTCTCATGGGATGGCATGCCTCCGAGCTTGGAGGATATAGTGACTAGTGATATCACTGAGTCATCGGTTTAA
- the LOC120654769 gene encoding style cell-cycle inhibitor 1-A-like, which yields MGGEGKSRKRRSSPSSGEEEGRERRRRDKKDSRRSRREDREEEEEDDRHKKRKKSKHSDRDRGKERDSKERHSKEKEKSKRKDKDAVFKEISKDDYFAKNNEFATWLKEEKGKYFSDLSSESARDLFLKFVKQWNKGKLPSQYYEGITSGPRSAHNWNIKA from the exons ATGGGCGGCGAGGGGAAGTCGAGGAAGCGCCGCTCTTCTCCCTCCTCAG GGGAGGAAGAGGGGAGGGAACGGAGGAGGCGGGACAAGAAGGATAGCAGGAGGAGCAGACGGGAggacagggaggaggaggaggaggacgacaggcacaagaagaggaagaagagcaaGCACAGCGACAGGGACAGAGGCAAAG AGAGGGATTCGAAGGAGAGGCATTCCAAAGAGAAGGAGAAGAGCAAGAGAAAAGACAAGGATGCA GTCTTCAAAGAAATATCTAAAGATGACTACTTTGCAAAGAACAATGAGTTTGCGACCTGGCTGAAGGAAGAAAAAGGCAAATATTTTTCAGATCTTTCTTCAGAGTCTGCTCGTGATCTGTTCCTAAAGTTTGTGAAGCAATGGAACAAAGGAAAGCTACCATCACAATACTATGAGGGGATTACAAGCGGTCCACGATCAGCACACAATTGGAACATCAAAGCGTGA
- the LOC120653913 gene encoding MADS-box protein ZMM17-like, with product MGRGKIEIKRIENSTNRQVTFSKRRGGLLKKANELAVLCDARVGVVIFSSTGKMFEYCSPACSLKELIEQYQHATNTHFEEINQDQQIFVEMTRMKNEMDQLETGIRRYTGDDLSSLTLDDISDLEQQLEYAVSKVRARKHQLLNQQLDNLRRKEHILEDQNTFLYRMINENQQAAALGGEVKLGEMAPLAMLPAPAPAPFAPHSGCYYGGESSSTALQLTPAAPQLHPDVGFRLQPTQPNLQDPACGGLHGHGLQLW from the exons ATGGGCCGCGGGAAGATCGAGATCAAGCGGATCGAGAACTCGACGAACCGCCAGGTCACCTTCTCCAAGCGCCGGGGTGGACTGCTCAAGAAGGCCAACGAGCTCGCCGTGCTGTGCGACGCGCGCGTCGGCGTCGTCATCTTCTCCAGCACCGGCAAGATGTTCGAGTACTGCAGCCCTGCCTGCAG CTTGAAGGAGCTGATTGAGCAGTACCAGCATGCTACCAACACCCACTTTGAGGAGATAAACCAGGATCAG CAAATATTTGTGGAGATGACGCGGATGAAGAACGAGATGGACCAGCTGGAGACGGGCATCAGGAGGTACACCGGCGACGACCTCTCCTCGCTCACCCTCGACGACATCAGCGACCTCGAGCAGCAGCTCGAGTACGCCGTCTCCAAAGTTCGCGCGAGAAAG CATCAGCTCCTGAACCAACAGCTTGACAACCTGCGTCGCAAG GAACACATCTTGGAGGACCAGAACACCTTCCTGTACCGCATG ATCAACGAGAaccagcaggcggcggcgctgggcggcgaGGTGAAGCTGGGGGAGATGGCGCCGCTGGCGatgctgccggcgccggcgccggcgccgttcgCGCCGCACTCCGGCTGCTACTACGGCGGGGAGTCGTCGAGCACGGCGCTCCAGCTGACGCCCGCGGCGCCGCAGCTGCACCCCGACGTCGGGTTCCGGCTGCAGCCGACGCAGCCCAACCTGCAGGACCCGGCGTGCGGCGGCCTCCATGGCCACGGCCTGCAGCTGTGGTAA